The Chloroflexota bacterium genome includes a region encoding these proteins:
- a CDS encoding TRAP transporter small permease, giving the protein MELKLALYSEAFIKYFYLASKVAGQILILGMTMIITVDVLARATIGKSTLISFEVSGYTLVAIVFLGLAYTLRMGRHIKIEILTRHLSDRWQLRLEIVVFIICIIFIAWFTWITWSSVATNYAQKMTSITTLHMPMWIPYFFIPVGSGMLALALVIELVGKIKGLK; this is encoded by the coding sequence ATGGAGCTTAAATTAGCACTTTATTCAGAAGCCTTCATTAAATATTTTTATCTTGCCTCAAAAGTAGCCGGGCAGATATTAATTTTAGGCATGACCATGATTATCACCGTTGACGTGCTGGCACGTGCCACGATAGGCAAATCAACCTTAATTTCCTTTGAAGTATCGGGGTACACTCTAGTCGCCATTGTTTTTCTGGGCTTGGCTTATACCCTCAGGATGGGAAGACACATTAAAATTGAAATACTAACCAGACACTTGTCAGACCGATGGCAATTACGGCTTGAAATCGTGGTTTTTATCATTTGTATTATTTTCATCGCCTGGTTTACCTGGATCACCTGGTCTTCAGTGGCGACGAATTACGCTCAAAAAATGACCTCTATCACCACTCTCCATATGCCCATGTGGATACCTTATTTTTTTATCCCGGTTGGTTCAGGTATGCTTGCCTTAGCTTTGGTGATTGAATTGGTTGGCAAAATAAAGGGCCTTAAATGA
- a CDS encoding TRAP transporter substrate-binding protein → MKRWLILLVSVCLVALLVPLAVGCKAEAPAPAPAPAPAPAEAPYVSWVLQVSETSLTNPFCIEVVDMARRVASRTDGKFNIRILLAKEIGIDRDEFPAALAQGTIDMAWLYTPVMEGLHSFLGIFGLPYLTTDQYSCFKAEEAIRPMFNEAIKGSGYLVLPPNCVHFWLPQDLLSKDAIPNLADLSGLQVRIWRALDADLIKALGGEPVYMPIAEVYTAMQRGVVQALNTGPQAMVENSMWEVGKHYYAIRLEPGGAWTCVNENKWNALPNEYKTVLMEEGVNYVKKIQGWYDTEAEKQKARLADKGIVIHEPSKAEMDAWRNAAKPIWDSFAQKDPKNKQALDLVKKALGY, encoded by the coding sequence ATGAAACGCTGGTTAATTCTACTAGTTAGTGTTTGTCTGGTTGCTTTGTTAGTGCCGTTGGCCGTTGGCTGCAAGGCGGAAGCGCCAGCTCCAGCGCCAGCTCCAGCGCCAGCTCCGGCGGAGGCACCCTATGTTAGCTGGGTCTTACAGGTTTCAGAAACCAGCTTAACAAACCCCTTCTGCATCGAAGTCGTGGATATGGCCCGTAGGGTTGCGTCACGGACCGATGGTAAATTTAATATTCGTATCTTGCTGGCCAAGGAAATTGGCATTGACCGTGACGAATTCCCCGCTGCCTTAGCCCAGGGCACAATTGACATGGCCTGGCTGTATACCCCAGTGATGGAAGGACTACATTCTTTTCTTGGCATCTTCGGCTTGCCGTATCTGACCACGGACCAGTATAGTTGCTTCAAAGCTGAAGAGGCGATCAGACCAATGTTCAACGAAGCCATAAAAGGCTCAGGCTACTTGGTGTTACCGCCAAACTGCGTTCACTTCTGGCTGCCTCAGGACTTGCTGAGCAAAGACGCCATCCCCAACTTGGCTGACCTTAGTGGTCTCCAGGTGAGAATCTGGCGCGCTTTGGACGCCGATCTGATTAAAGCACTGGGTGGTGAACCCGTTTACATGCCCATTGCCGAGGTCTATACGGCCATGCAGCGAGGTGTGGTACAAGCACTCAATACCGGCCCTCAGGCCATGGTGGAAAACTCAATGTGGGAAGTCGGCAAGCATTATTACGCCATCCGTCTTGAGCCGGGTGGTGCTTGGACCTGTGTCAATGAGAATAAATGGAATGCCTTGCCAAATGAATACAAGACGGTGCTCATGGAAGAGGGAGTGAATTATGTGAAGAAGATTCAGGGCTGGTATGACACAGAAGCAGAGAAACAAAAGGCACGTCTGGCAGACAAAGGTATAGTCATCCATGAGCCATCCAAGGCAGAGATGGACGCCTGGAGAAATGCGGCAAAGCCTATCTGGGATAGCTTTGCCCAAAAAGACCCCAAGAATAAACAGGCTCTTGACCTAGTCAAGAAAGCTCTGGGTTACTAA
- a CDS encoding DUF4392 domain-containing protein, with translation MEETAKNVDRLVTTGAGWGGRPDRWIVPALYESASQKYDNKPISLVAAQKIIEQVKEGDRVIIVDQFAYYPNMPYGETDGPLGVASLARAIRYGLNALPVVVTSPKDMEPARQTVKAAGLNVLAYSEAKGFKSAAAGEFIFDATDESQSKKLAAKIIDECAPKAVISVETIGPNNKGVKHSGSGYDTEAQDNLPDLEYLFYEAASRKILTIGVIDRGNEIGSGTIEEAVRKITPYANTCRCPCKSGTACAVKTDIVFPASVSNWGAYAISAMMGYLLKKPSLLQDDDTERRMLEACAMAGAVDGIAGQPIMGVDGVGLKGQQGIVNLLHAIIENALRGT, from the coding sequence ATGGAAGAAACGGCCAAGAATGTAGACAGGTTAGTTACCACGGGTGCCGGTTGGGGTGGGCGTCCTGATCGCTGGATTGTACCGGCATTATATGAAAGTGCCAGCCAAAAATATGATAATAAGCCAATAAGCTTGGTCGCCGCTCAGAAGATAATCGAGCAAGTCAAAGAGGGTGACAGAGTAATCATTGTTGACCAGTTTGCTTACTACCCTAATATGCCCTACGGAGAGACTGATGGTCCACTCGGCGTGGCCAGCCTTGCCCGCGCCATCAGATACGGCTTAAACGCGCTGCCGGTAGTGGTTACTAGCCCCAAAGATATGGAGCCGGCGCGTCAGACTGTGAAAGCAGCGGGTTTAAATGTTCTGGCCTACAGCGAGGCGAAGGGATTTAAAAGTGCCGCAGCCGGGGAATTTATCTTTGACGCTACCGATGAAAGCCAAAGTAAGAAGCTGGCGGCAAAAATAATCGACGAGTGTGCACCAAAAGCTGTGATAAGCGTTGAAACTATAGGCCCGAACAATAAAGGCGTCAAGCACTCCGGTTCTGGCTATGACACCGAAGCTCAGGACAACTTACCTGACCTGGAGTACCTGTTCTACGAGGCAGCCTCACGCAAGATATTGACCATTGGTGTCATTGACCGCGGCAATGAAATCGGCAGCGGCACGATAGAAGAAGCGGTGAGGAAAATTACCCCATATGCCAACACTTGCCGGTGTCCTTGCAAGTCAGGAACTGCGTGCGCGGTGAAAACTGATATTGTTTTTCCTGCTTCGGTGTCCAACTGGGGAGCTTACGCCATATCGGCCATGATGGGATATCTGCTTAAAAAACCCTCCCTCCTCCAAGATGATGATACAGAAAGACGAATGCTGGAGGCCTGCGCCATGGCCGGTGCCGTTGATGGTATTGCCGGTCAACCCATCATGGGTGTTGATGGTGTTGGTCTGAAGGGACAGCAGGGTATTGTCAACCTGCTGCATGCTATTATTGAAAATGCGCTGAGAGGCACGTAA
- a CDS encoding alanine racemase, with the protein MKGTTPYPSIDTPAALIDMDILEANINEMAQATAKAGIKLRPHVKVHQCPEIAKIQLEAGACGVEVGLIDQAAVMAEAGINDIIVAHPFYGERKFEKVKKLVTKPGLKLAIVVDMVEQAEELSKIGQEVGKKIPVHIKIDTGIKRYGVLPGTPMLELARKLSKLPGIEIAGIYAHESSAQTVPTDEGVAKVALEVGSIMCEMARLLRKEGFKIEDVSTGASPTIFAICRWVKEGVLKEITEVHPGQRAIGDIAYSYSLGCARDRCVLTVLSTVVSTSHQTYVVIDAGFKALGGESIIGRRDTPGFFWNGMPSFGAIKGRDDLWLGRVGAESGWVYYKENAKKLTLGERFEIVPNSASLILNIHDKAYGVRNGVIEREFSITGRGRGT; encoded by the coding sequence ATGAAAGGCACCACACCTTACCCCTCAATTGATACACCAGCCGCATTAATTGACATGGACATACTAGAAGCTAACATCAACGAAATGGCCCAGGCGACAGCCAAGGCCGGAATTAAACTGAGGCCACATGTCAAAGTTCACCAGTGTCCGGAAATTGCCAAAATACAACTCGAAGCTGGTGCCTGCGGCGTTGAAGTGGGCTTGATAGACCAAGCAGCGGTTATGGCCGAGGCTGGAATCAATGATATCATTGTAGCGCATCCATTTTATGGTGAGCGTAAATTTGAGAAGGTCAAGAAGCTCGTTACCAAACCCGGCCTCAAGCTGGCCATCGTCGTAGATATGGTGGAGCAGGCCGAGGAACTTTCCAAAATCGGTCAGGAAGTGGGGAAGAAAATCCCCGTACACATAAAGATTGATACCGGTATCAAGCGTTACGGTGTTCTGCCGGGCACTCCAATGCTGGAGCTGGCCAGAAAGCTCAGTAAACTACCGGGTATTGAAATTGCTGGTATTTACGCACATGAGTCTTCGGCACAAACGGTGCCGACCGATGAAGGTGTTGCTAAGGTAGCCCTTGAAGTCGGCTCCATAATGTGTGAAATGGCGCGACTCCTCCGCAAAGAAGGTTTTAAGATAGAGGACGTGTCCACCGGTGCTTCGCCGACCATCTTTGCCATCTGCCGTTGGGTAAAGGAGGGGGTGCTCAAAGAAATCACTGAGGTTCACCCGGGGCAGCGTGCCATTGGTGATATCGCCTACAGCTATTCACTTGGCTGTGCCCGGGACCGGTGCGTTCTTACTGTACTGAGTACGGTGGTAAGTACTTCACACCAGACTTACGTGGTTATTGACGCCGGCTTCAAGGCTCTTGGCGGCGAATCAATAATCGGGCGCCGGGATACCCCCGGCTTTTTCTGGAACGGAATGCCCAGTTTTGGTGCAATTAAGGGACGTGATGACCTCTGGCTGGGCAGAGTCGGTGCCGAAAGCGGCTGGGTATACTACAAAGAAAACGCCAAGAAACTCACCTTAGGAGAACGTTTTGAGATAGTGCCAAATAGCGCCAGTCTTATTCTGAATATCCATGACAAGGCCTATGGAGTGAGAAATGGCGTCATCGAGCGAGAGTTTTCCATCACGGGAAGAGGGCGTGGAACTTAA